The following are from one region of the Diceros bicornis minor isolate mBicDic1 chromosome 37, mDicBic1.mat.cur, whole genome shotgun sequence genome:
- the ARL4C gene encoding ADP-ribosylation factor-like protein 4C — protein sequence MGNISSNISAFQSLHIVMLGLDSAGKTTVLYRLKFNEFVNTVPTIGFNTEKIKLSNGTAKGISCHFWDVGGQEKLRPLWKSYSRCTDGIIYVVDSVDVDRLEEAKTELHKVTKFAENQGTPLLVIANKQDLPKSLPVAEIEKQLALHELIPATTYHVQPACAIIGEGLTEGMDKLYEMILKRRKSLKQKKKR from the coding sequence ATGGGCAACATCTCCTCCAACATCTCGGCCTTCCAGTCCCTGCACATCGTCATGCTGGGCTTGGACTCGGCCGGCAAGACCACGGTGCTCTACCGGCTCAAGTTCAACGAGTTCGTGAACACGGTGCCCACCATCGGCTTCAACACGGAGAAGATCAAGCTGAGCAACGGCACAGCCAAGGGCATCAGCTGCCACTTCTGGGACGTGGGCGGCCAGGAGAAGCTGCGGCCGCTTTGGAAGTCCTACAGCCGCTGCACGGACGGTATCATCTACGTGGTGGACTCGGTGGACGTGGACCGGCTGGAGGAGGCCAAGACAGAGCTGCACAAGGTGACCAAGTTCGCCGAGAACCAGGGCACGCCGCTGCTGGTCATCGCCAACAAGCAGGACCTGCCCAAGTCGCTGCCGGTGGCCGAGATCGAGAAGCAGCTGGCGCTGCACGAGCTCATCCCGGCCACCACCTACCACGTCCAGCCGGCGTGCGCCATCATCGGCGAGGGCCTCACCGAGGGCATGGACAAGCTCTATGAGATGATCCTGAAACGCAGGAAATCCCTCAAGCAGAAGAAGAAGCGGTAA